The nucleotide sequence GACgttatttaaaattgcagtgatgttttttaattcaacATCACTGTGagtatacataaaaaaaattaaaaaatatagtaaaCAAATGTATAATGGTATTATCAATAAAATACTCTACAAAttgtattaatatttagtaattttagtatatatatgtaaatataggCGTATTTTATCTAGTTGAAATGGAAAATAGTGCAAGATATTACTATGATGCACCAAATGGCAAATGGTGGTATTTCGAAGTCCTGTCAAGAGAATGGATAGAATGTGAAGAAACGGGAAATGAAGAATTACCAACTAATGATACAgtaattgaaaataatttcacACAAGAATGCTCAAAAAAACATACCCTTAATAAATGCCAAAAATCAgtagaaaagaaaaagataaattaCAAATCATACCGtaatcataaatatatagacaGACGAACTGAATTAAACATTAATGGTGCACAAAAAGAGCAAGGTGATTactcattaaaaaaaaacgtcCCGAACACTAATACTACTAGTAATAATGTTAATGATAAAAGTGATAAAAACGAACCGCCAAACGATTTGGACGATTCAGTAAATATTGCAAATAATGAAGTGACTAATGTATTgcatttttctaaaaaaaatatgaaacgTATTCAAAATAAGAACAATATAGAACATAGTGAAGAAtcaatgaaaaaaaatgatgatgatACACAATATTACAGTGAGATTCATAATAcggaaaataattatgattatAAAGATGAATATTTGacagataaaaataataacacatatgatataaattcgtgtgatgataaaaatcctttaaaatgggaaaatgaaaataataattatgataaagACAATACTTATTATGATGAAGAATGCATAAATTATGATGAAAGTGGcgaatattattatgaaaatgaagacCCTTATGAGGAAAACGCTAACTCCCAGGTATATGAAACTTATGATGAACATGCCAGTTATGATGGATATGAAAACTATGGggaatatgaaaaaaatggagaaaaagatatatataatgaaaaagaaaaagataaaagggaagatgatataaaaaatgaaaagaatGACGAAGAAATAAACAAGAATAAACTGTATATAAATGGGGaaaatgattataataaaaatccCATAAATATCGAACAAGATGACAATATTAACAGTACCAATGATAATGTATCATGCTTAAGTAAATCTCAAAGTGATAATCAAACACTTAATGATGaaagtataataaaaaatgtggaatataataaagaaagaaaCATTTCTAATTCTTTCAGTTCGCATTGTTCAAAAGATTCTAATGAGTTaagtgaaaaaattaacagtctattaaaatattctagtaataatttttctagCCATCAAGAAGATAGTTCTGTTATATTAGAAAATTTATTGTCTCGTAGCTATACAAGAGttgattatttaaattcaaTTAATATGaccgaaaaaaaaaataagatcGAGCACAATGATAGTTTACACAAAAGCAATagtaaaatgaataaaacaGAGGAAAGTACAGGTTTTATTGATtctgataaaataaataacaataataatagcaaTAAAGAAGATTGGATAAAGAAGAAACAAAATAgttttaatgaaaataatgatcctctatataatgataacGAAATAAACTGTGTTCCTTTCGTTAGAAGGGCCACAAGGAAACTTACTTTTAAAAACCAGGGAGGATTATCTGGATGTTTAAAATTAGttcatgaaaaaaaaaaagaattattGTCTTCAGCGCAAAATGACGTAAGTGACATGGAAATTAAAATtgcaaattttaaaagaagAGCTAGAGAATTAGCACaaagatataaaacaaaaaataaatcctCAAATGATCAGACAAAAGCACCTTCCGAAAAAGTTCGATTTGAAGATATTGTTTTTCAAGCCCAAAAGCAAAAAAGAGAATTACAAGAAAAAGGGAGATTTcaataatatgcatatttatcctaaaaaaaaattttttgtttcataattttattagttATTATACTATAATGATTACAATTGTTATGGCAGTTGTCATAAACATTActctattattttaatgcCAAATAGTATAGCCAACAATAGCAATATACAGTAATATCAGTGGCCCTTACATTCGAACTGAAAcagataaaatatatttttttatatttatattaaaaattgcatattttaaaaaatgttattccatattattatatttttcgttgtgtttttattaatatataactaGTTGTTTTACACCTTTACAAAAACGGacttaatattttctttaaagttattttattaaataaattcgggtgtaaaataaaaataatacctaaattatttagataatcatatttaattatagaaatacaaataatgaaaacGAAGAAATCGGGTTTTTTTTCTAGAAGCCTAAGACTATTAGCaccatttattattttttttataattaaaatatatgcatattgcataaaaaataatgttataatatttatactatttgttttgttttcaAATTGAGATTTGATTACTTAAAATATGTGCATTATtgcttttatattttaaagatAATACCACGTTAAACAACTAGAacacatattatatactttttgcaaaatataataataaaaataggattttttatacaatagattaagaatattattatatggttatttactaatattttattgcaTTTTTATGACTTTTAATATAAGTAATATTGTATAATTCCAAACAATAAGCaaaaaagaacaaaaaGGGCAACTACTAATAGCCtactatattataataaaagcTTACTAGCgcaatatataaaatatatttttatataatttggaaccctaatatatataaaccaaattttatacaatatatggaatttaatgatattttttacatagtactaaatattatataatactattttttatcattattttttcgtcgagttaaatatatattatattttcataaaaatcataatttttatcatatcaagtattttaattattctaAACATtgatttttaatttttgcagcaacataatatatattaaattttataattaaacaaTAAATGACGTGGTTGCAGTATATACTACTAATATACCAAATGGGTCGAATataagttttattttttttgctgttttaataatatatatagaaattgcgaagtaaataaaaattatatatcgCCTGCATATAGAgtcaaatattatatatatatatatatatataataatattatatttattaaaaccattgccttttatatatcattCTCTTTTAGtcctaaaaaaaataaatatattaattttttatatatttatttaatgcTTTTAATAACACCGCCGTTTcaattttcaaatatttttaattataatttttatcattattctattttttaaactattgtttttttatttatattgaaaaaatattttttaaaaagcaTGTGAtctttatatgtttttattagtctttaataaatatattttagaatttaattttataatatactattttataataatatatttacttttatatattatattttggtatattattattatatttttattatttatattttagtAGTATCTTATTTTGTACATCctcgtttttttatattatataatcaaaataattcattataaatgttaaaataataatatataaataataaatacattttttttctttatccCTCGAgcataaatgtatatttgaATACATGATATGCTTAACCATATTATGcaaaataatgttttataagtattaaaaaaaatatcgcAATTACACACatgaaatataattttttttgtgtttttttgagatatatttatatgcgcgtatgatatttttccatagtttttgattatttatatacaatttaaaaaaatattaaaaaatcgTTATAAGCATTAATgaacaatatataaaattatatatatatatatgttgtTACACTAGTacaatatatgaataacgaatacaatatatatatatattatgatatgtttgtatatatttatatgccatgtttatacattaatatatttataataagctttatatacttttttattattatggaATACACATTCGATGTTATGTATACATGCATAAGTCATCGTAATTAGTagtacaaataaaattttcattttaagCTTTAAGcatatgataataaaataaaaggatAAAAAGGATAATTgatttgataatattattgcgttaatgtttataaatttttcattttattatttgttttgttGGTGATAGATCTTTTAATTTGCATCACGCtcaaaacaataatataagtagctaaattcatttttgaTTCTTTCGttattttacataattatatatttatattttcgttttaaattatgattattttgatatatatccatatgcacatgatataaaaattccgttttttttcatttacataaaaaaatgtcatCAGCTAACCAATTAGGAATTTCAGAAAGAGAATATGAAGAAGCTCTAGCCGTAGaaaagttattttttttatcatcaaGAGAAAGATGTAATTATTGCGGTTATGGAAAATCAACTTTTGTTGATACATTTaattatgaatttttatgtaaCAAATGCGCATATAGAAGTAAacataagaaaaaaattggaGAAGATTTAATAAGTTATTATGATGTTAAAAaacttgaaaaaaaattcggAGTTTCTTCAtttcataataatagtCGAAAACATCAAAAAATGAGTAGCAGTCATAATAAATCCAAGTCTAAAAATAGAAACTCATccagtaaaaaatatgaatattattcAGATGATAATAGTTCAAATTCGGATTACGAtgaaagaataaaaaaagataaaaataaaaaaaaaaaaaaagaaaaaaaaaaaaaaaaagataaaaaaaaaaaaaaagatggCATATCTTTTGAAGATTTTGATGAtgatttttctttaaatgATTATGACCATACTACACCAGGCATGGTAGGAATTATGAattcaaattatatgaacaattcagattataaaaattataacttAGATAATAATTATCAAGATTTTGATAGCGCTATTAATgcaaattataataatatgaatggAAATCATTTTAATGACTTTAATATACTTGCTAATCAtccaaataataatagtatgCCTTTTGATAATCCACAATTTAcaaatgataattataatatgaactatatgaatatgccatataataatgaattgGTGAATgctaataataacaatatatgtatagaCGATTTTAATCTACCtggatataataataaaatgaatttgtctaaaaattttaacatGAAATCAAACGGTGATaaagaaattaataaaatgaaatataatcattctaataataataacatcaataataataaaataagtcTGCAATCATATGATCCATTCGATACTAtgagtaataataatgaaaaatatagatatatgaATACATCTGAtgattttaattattatgcaaattcaaattatttaaacaaccaaggaaataatatgaacaatatgaataatatgttatatttattaaataaaagacAGTCGCTAAAATACAAACATggcaaaaataataatagtaacaATGTTAATAATTCAATGTATAATTCTTATATGAGTATGCCACAAAATCCTTATATGTTAAATAGTCAAAATATGGTTAATCCAAAAATGCTTTTTGATGctaatatgaataataataatttccaTAGTATGAAAAATAGCGCCTCTTATGAactaaataataatatacataacaAGCCAAACAatagtataaataatttattaaattattctAAACAGaataatatgaatgaatttaaacaatggaatgaaaataatatgtacAATTCAGATTTTACTGCCATGAATGTATCGGATAAAAATCCATTTTCTTTGCAAAACATTATTCCGAATCCCCCAAATAATGTGCCACTCAATTGTATGAACACGTTAAGCAAtgatatgaataaaaacatgcataaataatcaaatttcgctaattttattcatattaaaaaataaaaacaaaaaaaatgtatagattgagatatatataaattgaTAGAATTTGCTAGAGCAATATATAGAAAGAAATGAAACAATATgggtatgtatatatacatatagttgaatatatatattaatattgtaTAGAAGAACGATAAAAGTAATAAGTATATGATGATGAAACAAACAGGGGcatcgaaaaaaataaagaaaaagggaaattaatatattatgactTTAGTTTTccttcatatatatatatatatttttttgccatttttgtttcaaatttatttacacgtttttatttgtatttttgtatataacaTAAATCATTGCATGCTTATAGTATTATTAATCATGCATATGTTATATAGTGTGTAATTacaaaatgtattatttttttatgcattatataatttacaaTGGATTCACTTTCCatgtgcatatatgtatttaagTATTGACATTTTGCATTTggcttttttaattttgttttattattgttttaaaaacatttattaGTACAAAccacatttttttgtttattatttatttttttaatattatatacgattagaacattttaaaacactacatagtaaaaatattaaatttcattatacatatgtacTAATATACAGGATTGTTTAAATATTcctgtatatattttttttctctgtATCATTAAAActgaaaatttaatttactttaattttcaaattttttatttttacttttgtTTTAATGCATACTTTGTTTTCCTTGAAATCAAGTCTTACTCAATTTAATCTATAcatatgataaataatataagatTATCGTGATCTTATAaggaaatattattttgaattcTAAAAaagcatatttataatcctttattaataatattgataaagcgtttaaataaatagaaTATCTTAGGGTGTTGTTTAGAATCATtacatcattttttttgattaatTATCCAAAATAGTtccaattatatatatttgtagaTTGAATGAATTCATAAATACTAATTTGTGGCGCATATATTTAGCTCCCACTATATACCTTTATTAAGCCAACCCCCGAAATAATGAAACAATAGAATAACCATATAATCAAAccaatgaaaaataaaaaagcgTCAATTGCACATTCAATCAATCTCtactaaaataaaaactataaatTCATCATAATTCTTCGttaattataattgtaaaatatatataatggaTATCATAGATACTATGAATAGCTCATTGATGAAGTTGCtcataaatttaaaaagagTAAGACTAaaagtataataattagtatacatttcttatttttataatagtaattgcttaaataaaaaaaatatttaatatattatgaaattggaaaaatatatttataagcCTATTAATTTCcatattaacaaataactacaataaatattattttatttacatattttatcattcgttattatataaaaggCATCAGATAATACCACTTcttatgttaaaaaaataaatgattatGTTATGCTCATcaaaacataaatttatcgataatatgtttttacTAACGAAATTATACATGATTTTTTccgtatatataattattgctatttttatttatcccaatattttttttaataaaataggaTTTTATTATCTCTTTAAATTTGCCTTTTTTTGATGAATAAAATTCTCCGCTTTAAATAGCACAAACTTTCCAAAATTTTCagtttaaaatttaaaattttaaattttatccTTTCCCCTgattttttacaatatatataataatacatgaaatatgtatatattccCAACTATTATACAcaagtaaaaatattaaatatcaGCATTTAAAaccatattatatatatttatatagtgGGAAACAgtaatttataaaagatGACACGAGGTAATCAAAGGGATGTTGATAGAATAAGATCTTCAAAGagaaatgaaaaagtaAAACCAAACAGCACAGTAAAAGATGcttcaaaaaatttaaatgtcATTTGTAAATTATGTAGACACACTTTTATGTGTACAGTTAATCAATCAATTTTGAAAGAACATCATGAGAAAAAACACTCAAAGCATGCATATGAAGATTGTTTTtgacaataaaaaaaaaattataagaaagaggcgaaattataaaactaattctttttacatttttttttattatatagcgtttctttttaatacttatttatatttaatgaaCTTATACTggcattatatatttttaacttttCACTTGCGCACGCATGCAATTGTATGTTTAACTGATTCCTATCATTCATTTaactattaatttttttgacaTACTcaccatatatatatatttacatgtTATTTGATGAATACGCATGTTACTTGTTCATATATGTGACTTTTATATCTCCATTAGCATTTGttgttattaaatatatatatatgtgcgTGTATGTGTAAAATATGTTgcattgttatattttattttggcAAGACATTTCATggcttttatttttcaaaaaaccTTTAATTTGACCCTTATTAAATGATCATTggtatattaaaaaaatataataaatacacaaagcatataataatacttttttttccaaacAAATAGTTACTACCAATATAACACCAGTGcaatatgcatattaatatattattaatttaagtAATGCCAATTTATGAATGAGCGGAATAATTTGTCTAATTAATCGAATAGGAAATccataatttaaaaaaaatattataaaatatatttaagaGTAAACTAAAATTGATACTTACACAAAGTCGGAATAAACTGCtcatttatatgaatataataagcgaaaatataaagaataaaaGTTACAATATATAGCTTATATCACTTATTGGCATTATATGAGCATACACACGTtcgaaatatatatgaaatggGAATgcttgtatattttttattctttcatttatttatttacttatGTATAGGCTTATTAGCTTTTTCGCTTTTTAgacacaaaaaatatatattaaaataatataaaaaataaacgtcatattaaaattaaaaaaaatagcaaaTAAAACGTATAAAAAACAAGGTAAAGCAAAACAATGCTTGCatatcattaaaaatacacaattttgaaataaaaaatataaattaatagtgAATTATAAATTGGAAATATCCATATAGCCAAATGAATAGTCATTTTATTGCTcatgatatatttacacatgttctttatttaaaaataattatggcAAATAGCTTCCTATGAATGTTAAAATCTTTATAACTTTAACATTTcatgtgaaaaaaaacttgTATCAATCGTAATTTGTTAATTTCaacttttcatttttttctttggatggaatataatatatttataatatacatattcataaattgatataaatttatataatatatatacttccCTCAATTGGGTTgctcattatttttatttacaaaattcgCATTTTCCTTATTCACTTGATAATtggaaaaattattactattcatattatcattactctcattattatttctataatcttgtttatcatttttatatgaactATTTGTGATTGGCTTGTTagtataattattataaggctttggaatattattaatacgCTTATTATTGTGGAAATGATTGTTTGGATATTTATTAGAGCCAGGGGGAACATAGCCTGCTcttgaatatttattattatgcataCCAATAGAATGCTGATAATTTGAATTTCTATTTGAATGATGATAATTTCTCATAGGgttatatttcatatatgcattataatttccaggcataaaattattcatCATTGGATTTGCTaaagtattattatatccTTGATTTCCTAAAAAAcctaaaaaattttgaggTGTAATACCTTCTTCTCTTAgtaaattttgaaaatattcaatTTTTGCGCTAATATGTTTTCTACCTTGATTATGTTGTCTTCTACCTACTGGTGAACTGTGTGTTAGATATATATCGCAATATTCACAGTAATATTTtggcattttttttaaattacgtcgaaaaaaatgtggataaaaaaacagaaaaaaaaatgctataattattttcagggatattcatataatcaCGATTctgtaaaattatttaaagaaacgataataaaatttacaaaCTTTTACTGGATTGCTAAAATTTCTGCGCATTGCTCTATGAtgttttcgtttttttttaatgttatacacacaaaatatatatatatatatataatatacttatttatCCATGTATATGAGTATACTAAATAAgtctatatttattcattttctttttttttatttaaaataaaaaatatactcTGTGTTAATGAACAGCAATAACTATAAGATATTGTCCTTTgtatggaaaaaataaacatacaTTATCGCTTCgataatattatacatacatGGTTATCCTTACATGTTTGCTATAACAGAGCGATCTCTTTTTGTGGTGATTTTTTCGTTGcattaattatatagattaaaatatatataatgatactcatatacatataaagcAATTCTTGATTATATCAATTTACGCATGCTTCGCTTGTAATTGTTACAATCgcaatattttcatttcttcataaaatttaaagtGTTATACAAAAGTATATCCCATtagtataaatatttctatatCCATTCGAttaacaattaaaaaaaatgaataatatatgacaaatagaaaaaaaaaaatatataaataaataaataccCCTAAGAATTGAATTctaaatacataaaaaaaatcctTAATATCATGGAGCGcgtataaaaaatgatatcaCAAGAAAATTAAGAAAGCATAgtaaatacatattattatctacATTTGTATCAAATACTggcatataaataattatgtttatgctattacataatatttatatactttattttatatgttttaatttattaaaaatatgaaataaaattattaatattatatacatatatagtTTTATTAGGAAAGCCcatataatttgttaatttGTAACCTTtataagaatatataaattaacatatatatatatatatatattatatatgttgaattcatctttttttttacctcatatttattgtatataaaattataaacaaaaaataactatATATAGAAATCATATCAGcatttatgcatattaGTAAAGACAGTGGTAAGCCTGTATTGCAATGAAAAgtcatatttataacatatatatatatataaagataaGAATAtctattataattttttggcTAGTcttatagaaataaaaaacaagtaaaataaatgcatagtttttgaatattacatttaaaaatatacatatatgtacgtatgcatataatataagcacttacataattatatgacttttcaaaaattacatttttGACGAGAAGCCTTTCTCCAAAAGGGGAAATCGCTAATtgattttttgtatatgttaaaatttgtataattgtagtatataataatttaaacgAGTTTTCCTTTTTCCACATacagatatatatatttacctTGGCTTACGTGTAAAGGCAcctaaaatttttaattatagaAGAAAATAGAACGAATATaggaaaattttattaacaagTTTTGCTCATAATTTGTAAAAGGGggatattcatatatttatagttatttatatataattatattatattttttatactttttattcacttaatataataaaatgtcAAATTTAGCCAAAAAAAGACTTATTCGagatttcaaaaaattgcAAATCGATTCACCTTATGGAGTTAGTGGTTCTCCAATTGGAAATGATATTATGAAATGGAGAGCAGTTATTTTTGGACCTACAGATACACCATGGGAAGGAGGTATATAAAGAATGTTTCTTCTAAAATATCAGAATGCATATGGACATATATTTGTGTGTGTACATTATATcatgatttatttaaatatatacgtATTCATTCATTTATCCTTTTCATGCGTATAGGCACTTTTCAGCTAGAACTTTTGTTCGGGAATGAGTATCCAAACAAACCACCTAAAGTAAAATTTTTAACGAAAATGTTTCATcccaatatatatatggatgGAAATATATGCATCGATATTCTTCAAAAACATTGGAGCCCGATTTATGATATTTCCGCAATTCTAACATCAATACAATCATTACTTAGCGACCCTAATCCCAATAGTCCAGCAAACCAAGAAGCTGCTCTTTTATTTGTTGAAAATAGAATTGAATACAATcgaagaattaaaaattgtgtaaaagaatcttttaattttattgaaCAAAAGATTGAAGAGGAAGaagaagataaaaaaatataagacaaataaaaaattacaagTGAAAACATATAAGCCAATTTTTAACCATTaatctctttttttttcaataaatttgtataaaaaaagatgtAGATAGTAGCATGTATAGCTTTACAATACATGGAAAGTGCCTTTATCCGAAAATACTAAATTTTGTTGGATTTTTGACCATTTGCgcaattaatatatttacaaatatatattatactaatagttttaataatacatatggataaattttttaatcatatcgagatattttttctaaaaatttCGAGATTCgtatattatgtatttgTTGGTTTATTATGttactatttattttattattttttttgtttactcttaattatatcatcattttttttacagtTTTATACtaataaacattttatttcacaAACCTACTTATATTCATTCGtgaagtatatatattgacaTTGAATTTAATCCTTATGTTATATAtgtgatatatatatgaactTTCTTACATATGTTaccaaaataattttgcatatatatgttctATCCgagtatatttattaatataaaaatagacaATCTCTAaatgcatattattttatgtatatatttcatttctatttttttttcactattttttaacatataaATTGTTTTCGACGTGTGggatacatatatatatatatatacaatatcccacgaaataaaaaccgaaatgtaaattttataataaaaaaaatgagtaATATAGTATCTATTAATAACACACCAATGATACTATGAAATGTGTATGTATAAGCAATTATTCTACAAAAATGCGAGCTAATcgtcttttttattttataagaaacatattatattatattattttgtattgttgaatattatattgGTATTAATGGttcaatatatatctttGTGAGATGCGCAATAATACCTATCTATAAGGGCGTAAATGGTTATACTATTATTTGAAGGACGGTAATTTAATAGTTAGTATAGTtggtatattattatatgtatataactATGTAACATATAGTGTACATAAAAACCTATCGactttatatttacaataGGAATAACTGTC is from Plasmodium berghei ANKA genome assembly, chromosome: 14 and encodes:
- a CDS encoding ubiquitin-conjugating enzyme E2, putative; the protein is MSNLAKKRLIRDFKKLQIDSPYGVSGSPIGNDIMKWRAVIFGPTDTPWEGGTFQLELLFGNEYPNKPPKVKFLTKMFHPNIYMDGNICIDILQKHWSPIYDISAILTSIQSLLSDPNPNSPANQEAALLFVENRIEYNRRIKNCVKESFNFIEQKIEEEEEDKKI
- a CDS encoding U1 small nuclear ribonucleoprotein C, putative: MPKYYCEYCDIYLTHSSPVGRRQHNQGRKHISAKIEYFQNLLREEGITPQNFLGFLGNQGYNNTLANPMMNNFMPGNYNAYMKYNPMRNYHHSNRNSNYQHSIGMHNNKYSRAGYVPPGSNKYPNNHFHNNKRINNIPKPYNNYTNKPITNSSYKNDKQDYRNNNESNDNMNSNNFSNYQVNKENANFVNKNNEQPN